Proteins encoded together in one Marinithermus hydrothermalis DSM 14884 window:
- a CDS encoding PD-(D/E)XK nuclease family protein, whose translation MQLVVGPPGSGKTARLLKEARAVLEGRGRVWWLALPSQRAYVYRRATREGPLLGLEVLQLQQAYYRLLAAARRLKPLFTASARVARVGEALKELAGRPPTPGEARLFARGIAEAKRYGLTWRAVPEVDAEARRFKAVFRLYEALKDPHWDLDDARLAAVELAGSGRFEPEADLVIADGFRELSPLEVRFLTGLAQRIPVWASLPKAPPGFTPTQTLPARPSRVVAYRAANPVSELRWVLTRIKQDLLEGYAPLDLAVIVPEERARAVQVLAEEYGLYLMDETRAGLAETEAGRVLLDLLEFPDHPTPSRAAHLEGLEPLVTAAFDQGLSGREALGRLAQELGLQQRYAEWMTALEPQGDPLAWAEGLIARFPVLAESPYRAALLDRAREARWLGAGPEFRRWWAALVGEMRVFERPRSGVALLTPEAASGRRFRRAYVMYAVEGAYRAGEREDYFVPEEARLPWARAFEELGLPVRLRGRDAGLWAELRTRADEVILTFPEAEQGGLLEPEAGLVGLAREAVPPLPEVPPASPLLLEPARPRPLPNEAPELPPAERVSVEALRQYATCPFRFWAERRLPLDGHEAGWRALVRALRERGRLGTNALQELAEAFPEAAAWLGAYRERLLELRFGVWLPQRALPRARLDAVRRNGAGEVEIYRFVEPEAHPMTPQDAREKLKARWSELYAAGWILEHGAGGVRAVRLWVWPVGGAPVEAYKKPVRQVWASMRTRAQKAREALDDYRSGRFAPRPGYHCRTCAYADVCRYKEEA comes from the coding sequence ATGCAGCTCGTGGTGGGCCCTCCCGGCTCGGGCAAGACCGCTCGCTTGCTTAAGGAGGCGCGGGCGGTCCTCGAGGGCCGCGGCCGTGTCTGGTGGCTTGCGCTCCCAAGCCAACGGGCCTACGTCTACCGGCGCGCGACCCGAGAAGGGCCGCTCCTGGGCCTAGAGGTCCTGCAGCTTCAGCAGGCCTACTACCGCTTGCTCGCCGCCGCGCGGCGCTTGAAGCCCCTCTTCACCGCCTCGGCCCGCGTGGCGCGGGTGGGGGAGGCCCTTAAGGAGCTGGCCGGCCGCCCCCCCACCCCGGGGGAGGCGCGGTTATTTGCGCGGGGTATCGCCGAGGCCAAACGCTACGGCCTCACCTGGCGCGCCGTGCCCGAGGTGGACGCCGAAGCCCGGCGCTTTAAGGCGGTATTCCGCCTCTACGAGGCCCTGAAAGACCCGCACTGGGATCTTGACGACGCGCGCCTCGCCGCGGTGGAGCTGGCGGGGTCCGGGCGTTTCGAGCCCGAGGCGGACCTCGTCATCGCCGACGGGTTTCGCGAACTCAGCCCCCTCGAGGTCCGGTTTTTAACGGGCCTCGCCCAGCGCATCCCGGTCTGGGCGAGCCTGCCCAAGGCCCCGCCGGGATTCACACCCACGCAGACCCTTCCCGCACGGCCCAGCCGGGTCGTGGCCTACCGTGCTGCGAACCCGGTGAGCGAGCTGCGCTGGGTGCTCACCCGCATCAAGCAGGACCTCCTCGAGGGGTACGCCCCCCTGGACCTCGCCGTGATCGTGCCGGAAGAACGCGCGCGCGCGGTGCAGGTTCTGGCCGAGGAGTACGGCCTGTACCTCATGGACGAGACCCGGGCCGGCCTCGCGGAGACCGAGGCCGGTCGGGTCCTTCTGGACCTCCTCGAGTTCCCGGACCACCCCACCCCCTCCCGCGCCGCGCACCTCGAGGGCCTCGAGCCCCTCGTGACTGCGGCTTTCGACCAGGGCCTCTCCGGCCGGGAGGCGCTCGGCCGGTTGGCCCAGGAACTTGGCCTTCAGCAGCGGTACGCGGAGTGGATGACGGCCCTCGAGCCCCAGGGCGACCCCCTGGCGTGGGCCGAGGGCCTCATCGCGCGCTTCCCCGTGCTGGCGGAAAGCCCGTACCGCGCGGCCCTCCTGGACCGCGCGCGCGAGGCGCGCTGGCTCGGCGCGGGCCCCGAGTTCCGCCGGTGGTGGGCCGCGCTGGTGGGGGAGATGCGGGTCTTCGAGCGGCCTCGGTCGGGGGTGGCGCTGCTCACGCCGGAGGCCGCCTCCGGGCGGCGCTTCCGGCGAGCTTACGTGATGTACGCGGTGGAGGGCGCGTACCGGGCGGGGGAGCGCGAGGATTACTTCGTGCCTGAGGAGGCCCGCCTCCCTTGGGCCCGGGCGTTCGAAGAGCTGGGGTTGCCGGTGCGGCTTCGGGGACGGGACGCGGGGCTGTGGGCGGAACTCCGCACCCGCGCGGACGAGGTCATCCTTACCTTTCCGGAGGCCGAGCAGGGCGGGCTGCTCGAGCCTGAGGCGGGGCTGGTGGGCCTCGCGCGGGAGGCGGTGCCCCCCCTGCCCGAGGTGCCGCCCGCGAGTCCCCTCCTGCTCGAGCCCGCCCGCCCGCGTCCGCTGCCGAACGAGGCGCCCGAGCTGCCCCCCGCGGAGCGCGTGTCCGTGGAGGCCCTCCGGCAGTACGCGACGTGCCCCTTCCGCTTTTGGGCGGAACGCCGGCTGCCTCTGGACGGGCACGAGGCCGGGTGGCGCGCTTTGGTGCGGGCCCTTCGGGAGCGCGGTCGGCTTGGGACGAACGCTTTGCAAGAGCTGGCCGAGGCGTTCCCTGAGGCCGCCGCGTGGCTGGGCGCCTACCGCGAGCGTCTCCTCGAGCTGCGCTTCGGGGTTTGGTTGCCACAGCGGGCCCTGCCGCGCGCGCGCCTCGACGCGGTGCGCAGGAACGGAGCAGGAGAGGTGGAGATCTACCGGTTCGTCGAGCCCGAGGCGCACCCCATGACGCCGCAGGACGCGCGAGAGAAGCTCAAGGCGCGCTGGAGCGAGTTGTACGCCGCGGGCTGGATCCTGGAGCACGGGGCCGGCGGGGTGCGCGCGGTCCGGCTTTGGGTCTGGCCGGTGGGCGGGGCGCCGGTAGAGGCGTACAAGAAGCCCGTTCGGCAGGTTTGGGCGAGTATGCGCACCCGCGCGCAGAAAGCCCGTGAAGCCCTCGACGACTACCGGTCGGGGCGTTTCGCGCCTCGTCCCGGCTACCACTGCCGCACCTGCGCGTACGCGGATGTGTGCCGCTACAAGGAGGAGGCGTGA
- a CDS encoding trans-sulfuration enzyme family protein, translating into MKTKRFRTRAVHSGQRPDPLTGAHATPIYQTSTFAYGSFDRGARLFAGEETGFLYSRIGNPTTRSFEEKLADLEGAEDAVAFASGMAAVSALALTLLRPGDEVVFIGPLYGGTEGFFLDVLARFGVTITDATGYESLEAALSPATRMIYVETPSNPTLRITDLAEVARIGRARGILTVADNTFATPYLTRPLEHGIDLVLHSATKYLGGHGDAVGGILAGPKEIVDQVRAEGLRHVGGSLGPLESYLFLRGMKTLPLRMEAHCDGAEAVAAYLKAHPLVRRVHYPGLPEHPNHAVAARQMRRFGGMVSFELEGGARAARAFLDSLELFLQAVSLGDVESLATHPASTTHQLLPPDVLERQGVTDGLVRLSIGIEDPEDLIADLEQALARVEQVLERAG; encoded by the coding sequence ATGAAGACGAAACGCTTTCGGACGCGCGCCGTGCACAGCGGCCAACGCCCCGATCCGCTCACCGGCGCGCACGCGACTCCCATCTACCAGACCTCGACCTTCGCTTACGGCTCCTTCGATCGCGGCGCTCGGCTATTCGCTGGCGAGGAGACGGGCTTCCTCTACAGCCGCATCGGGAACCCCACCACGCGCAGCTTCGAGGAGAAACTCGCGGACCTCGAGGGCGCGGAAGACGCGGTGGCCTTCGCGAGCGGCATGGCCGCGGTGAGCGCCCTAGCCCTCACGCTGCTCCGGCCCGGGGACGAGGTGGTCTTTATCGGCCCGCTCTATGGCGGCACCGAGGGGTTCTTCCTGGACGTGCTCGCGCGTTTCGGGGTCACCATTACGGACGCCACGGGCTACGAGAGCCTGGAAGCGGCCCTCTCCCCGGCCACCCGCATGATCTACGTCGAGACCCCCTCCAACCCCACCCTCCGGATCACGGACCTGGCCGAGGTTGCCCGGATCGGCCGGGCGCGCGGGATCCTCACCGTCGCGGACAACACCTTCGCCACCCCCTACCTCACCCGCCCCCTCGAGCACGGAATCGACCTCGTCCTGCACTCCGCCACCAAGTACCTGGGCGGGCACGGGGACGCGGTCGGCGGGATCCTTGCCGGGCCCAAGGAGATCGTGGACCAGGTGCGGGCCGAGGGGCTGCGGCACGTCGGGGGCAGCCTGGGGCCTTTGGAAAGCTACCTCTTCCTCCGCGGCATGAAAACCCTCCCCTTGCGCATGGAGGCGCACTGCGACGGGGCGGAGGCCGTCGCCGCCTACCTCAAGGCCCACCCCCTGGTACGGCGGGTCCACTACCCGGGCCTGCCCGAGCACCCGAACCACGCGGTCGCCGCCCGCCAGATGCGCCGGTTCGGGGGGATGGTCAGCTTCGAGCTCGAGGGTGGGGCGCGCGCGGCTCGTGCTTTCCTCGATAGCCTCGAGCTCTTCCTCCAGGCGGTTTCCTTGGGGGATGTGGAGTCCCTCGCCACTCACCCCGCCTCCACCACGCACCAGCTGCTGCCCCCGGACGTCCTCGAGCGCCAGGGGGTCACGGACGGGCTGGTGCGCCTCTCCATCGGCATCGAGGACCCCGAGGACCTGATCGCGGACCTCGAGCAGGCCCTCGCGCGGGTCGAACAGGTCCTGGAGCGGGCCGGGTGA
- a CDS encoding class I SAM-dependent DNA methyltransferase, with protein sequence MRPFSALARVYDRMMADVPYAAWAAFVLSVLAGEGAYPRSVLDLGTGTGASLEPFCAYGLTGMGLDASEAMLARARERLPGVPFVQGDFRTFQLERRFDLIVSVFDSLNNLTDPRDLRTTFQRIHAHLRPGGWFAADLNTPLGLEELWEDGVWEGEGYRLVHRYDTEQRLGHIEATILTPEGPVIEHHVERGYWPDEVAAWLSAAGFGRVRCLEYPDAALAGRHSLRFWVFAQRPNGSPSRM encoded by the coding sequence ATGCGTCCGTTCTCCGCCCTCGCCCGGGTGTACGACCGGATGATGGCGGACGTACCCTACGCGGCGTGGGCGGCGTTCGTGCTGAGCGTACTCGCGGGGGAAGGGGCTTACCCCAGGAGCGTGCTCGACCTGGGAACGGGGACCGGGGCCTCCCTCGAGCCGTTCTGCGCGTACGGCCTTACGGGCATGGGCCTGGACGCCTCGGAAGCGATGCTCGCCCGGGCCCGAGAGCGCCTCCCGGGCGTTCCCTTCGTGCAGGGGGATTTCCGCACCTTCCAGCTCGAGCGCCGGTTCGACCTGATCGTCTCCGTCTTCGACAGCTTGAACAACCTGACCGACCCCAGGGACCTCCGCACGACCTTCCAGCGCATCCACGCCCACCTCCGCCCTGGGGGCTGGTTCGCCGCCGACCTGAACACCCCGCTTGGTCTCGAGGAGCTCTGGGAGGACGGGGTTTGGGAGGGGGAGGGGTACCGGCTGGTGCACCGCTACGACACCGAGCAGCGGCTGGGGCATATTGAGGCCACGATCCTGACGCCCGAAGGGCCGGTGATCGAGCACCACGTGGAGCGCGGGTACTGGCCGGACGAGGTGGCGGCCTGGCTCAGCGCGGCGGGGTTCGGGCGGGTGCGGTGCCTCGAGTACCCGGACGCTGCCCTGGCCGGTCGGCACAGCCTGCGGTTCTGGGTGTTCGCGCAGCGTCCGAACGGGAGTCCTTCCCGAATGTAG
- a CDS encoding response regulator transcription factor: MDSPLVLIVEDEKDIARFIELELQAEGYRTEVAYDGITGLSKFRETSPNLVILDLMLPVMDGLEVARRIRKTSNVPILILTAKDAVTDKVEGLDAGADDYLVKPFSIEELLARVRAHLRRVTPAITGEIRVADLIINLEGREVFRGGRRIELSNKEFELLELLARSPGKVFSRFEIEEKVWPGYQGGSNVVDVYIGYLRKKLEAGGERRLIHTVRGVGYVLRED, from the coding sequence ATGGACAGCCCACTGGTCTTGATCGTCGAGGACGAAAAAGACATCGCTCGCTTTATCGAGCTCGAGCTTCAGGCCGAAGGGTACCGCACGGAAGTCGCGTACGACGGGATTACGGGCCTTTCCAAGTTCCGAGAAACCTCACCCAACCTGGTCATCCTAGACCTCATGCTCCCCGTGATGGACGGCCTCGAGGTCGCGCGGCGCATCCGCAAGACCTCGAACGTGCCGATCCTGATCCTGACCGCCAAGGACGCGGTGACGGACAAGGTGGAGGGCTTGGACGCCGGGGCGGACGACTACCTGGTCAAGCCCTTCTCCATCGAGGAGCTCCTGGCCCGGGTGCGGGCGCACCTGCGCCGGGTCACGCCCGCGATCACCGGGGAGATCCGCGTGGCCGATCTGATCATCAACCTGGAGGGGCGCGAGGTCTTCCGCGGCGGGCGCCGCATCGAGCTGTCCAACAAGGAGTTCGAGCTTTTGGAGCTCCTGGCCCGCAGTCCCGGCAAGGTCTTCAGCCGCTTCGAGATCGAGGAGAAGGTCTGGCCGGGCTACCAGGGGGGCTCGAACGTGGTGGACGTGTACATCGGGTACCTGCGTAAGAAACTCGAGGCGGGGGGGGAGCGGCGCCTGATCCACACCGTGCGCGGGGTGGGGTACGTGCTGCGGGAGGATTGA
- a CDS encoding sensor histidine kinase, translated as MTLRTRITLLTLFVLTLSLLVIGSSVYALLQRYLYQNLRTELAEAVEQVVRLINQGSQQGINLFEIALPPSLYAEIDLVVTSPPYDTRDLIEGVIPIRNPTLGGYRLQLTPEDYQTLLREQALWTISTLPRENAPPLRLMVRAVLVEAQYPGLDRIPAVILTAKPVEGIEATLRELARSYAFTAVTVLLFGSLLAYLLVTRTLQPLETVARKAEEVSLQGMTSLPEPRGKDEVAALVRALNRMLSRLEAAFRSQTRFLADASHELRTPITAILGHVGYLLRRTSLTEAQRESLEIIRREAERMTKLVTDLLDLAGSEGGWRLEIRPVNLASLLNELAEEYRPAFNGRLVVEAPSTVWVAGDDSRLHQVFANLVNNAIKAGARTITLRARSLGEKVVVQVVDDGPGIPPEHLPYLFERFYRVDKARDRAAGGSGLGLAIVKAIVEAHGGEVWVESELGKGAVFSVSLRRAVAQPLPQR; from the coding sequence ATGACCCTCCGCACCCGCATCACCCTCCTGACCCTTTTCGTCCTGACGCTCTCCCTCTTGGTCATCGGGAGCAGCGTGTACGCCTTGCTGCAGCGGTACCTGTACCAGAACCTGCGCACGGAACTGGCGGAGGCCGTGGAGCAGGTGGTGCGCCTGATCAACCAAGGCAGCCAGCAAGGCATCAACCTCTTCGAGATCGCCCTGCCGCCCTCGCTGTACGCCGAGATCGACCTGGTGGTGACCTCCCCGCCCTACGACACGCGCGATCTCATCGAGGGCGTCATCCCCATCCGCAACCCCACGCTGGGGGGGTACCGCCTCCAACTCACCCCCGAGGACTACCAAACGCTGTTACGGGAGCAAGCCCTCTGGACGATCAGTACCCTGCCCCGGGAGAACGCCCCACCGCTACGGCTCATGGTGCGTGCAGTGCTGGTCGAAGCCCAGTACCCAGGGCTGGACCGCATCCCCGCGGTCATTCTGACCGCGAAGCCCGTCGAGGGGATCGAGGCCACGCTGCGCGAGCTGGCGCGCTCCTACGCCTTCACCGCAGTGACCGTGCTGCTTTTCGGCAGTCTGCTGGCGTATCTGCTAGTCACACGCACCCTCCAGCCCCTCGAAACCGTGGCCCGCAAGGCCGAGGAGGTCAGCCTTCAGGGCATGACCTCCCTGCCGGAACCCCGCGGGAAGGACGAGGTCGCAGCGCTGGTGCGCGCGTTGAACCGGATGCTTTCGCGGCTCGAGGCCGCCTTCCGTTCACAGACCCGGTTCCTGGCGGACGCTTCGCACGAGCTGCGCACGCCCATAACCGCGATCCTGGGGCATGTAGGGTACCTGCTCCGCCGCACCTCGCTCACCGAAGCGCAGCGGGAGAGCCTGGAGATCATCCGGCGAGAGGCCGAACGCATGACGAAGCTCGTCACGGACCTGTTGGACCTGGCGGGCAGCGAGGGGGGGTGGCGGCTCGAGATCCGGCCGGTGAACCTCGCGAGCCTTTTGAACGAGCTGGCGGAGGAGTACCGTCCGGCTTTTAACGGGCGCCTCGTAGTGGAAGCCCCGAGCACGGTCTGGGTCGCGGGGGACGACAGCCGCCTCCACCAGGTCTTCGCCAACCTGGTGAACAACGCGATCAAGGCCGGGGCCCGCACGATCACCCTGCGGGCGCGCAGCCTAGGCGAGAAGGTAGTGGTGCAGGTCGTGGACGACGGGCCGGGCATCCCGCCGGAGCACCTGCCGTACCTGTTTGAGCGCTTTTACCGGGTGGACAAGGCCCGCGACCGCGCCGCCGGGGGCTCGGGACTGGGGCTGGCGATCGTCAAGGCGATCGTGGAAGCCCACGGCGGCGAGGTCTGGGTCGAAAGCGAGTTGGGGAAGGGCGCGGTCTTCAGCGTTTCCTTAAGGCGCGCAGTCGCGCAGCCGCTTCCTCAGCGCTGA
- a CDS encoding DUF2089 domain-containing protein → MSEYAAPTHCPVCHETLRVTGLRCPHCRTRIEGEFVLNEFALLPPEPLEFLRLFVKARGNLKEVERILGVSYPTVRARLEALLRALGYEVEEETNDERAEVLAALERGEISAEEAAARLRALRKR, encoded by the coding sequence ATGTCCGAGTACGCCGCACCCACCCACTGCCCGGTATGCCACGAAACGCTACGCGTGACCGGACTGCGCTGCCCGCACTGCCGCACGCGGATCGAGGGCGAGTTCGTGCTGAACGAGTTCGCCCTTTTGCCCCCGGAGCCCCTCGAGTTCCTGCGTTTGTTCGTCAAGGCCCGCGGGAACCTCAAGGAGGTCGAGCGCATCCTGGGGGTCAGCTACCCCACGGTCCGTGCGCGTCTGGAGGCCCTGCTGCGCGCCTTAGGGTATGAGGTGGAGGAGGAGACGAACGACGAACGCGCGGAGGTCCTCGCGGCCCTCGAGCGCGGCGAGATCAGCGCTGAGGAAGCGGCTGCGCGACTGCGCGCCTTAAGGAAACGCTGA
- a CDS encoding SHOCT-like domain-containing protein, translating into MNDKRKILEMLAGGQITVDEALDLLAALEPTPSASPVPKGQAKMLRILVDAEDEAKVRVNVPAQLAKFALNFIPKEQREQMEAQGIHLDELLDLLKGELPEGRLVDIEANDEGQPVRVVVEVV; encoded by the coding sequence ATGAACGATAAACGAAAGATCCTGGAGATGCTCGCGGGCGGACAGATCACCGTGGACGAGGCGCTCGACCTGCTCGCGGCGCTGGAGCCCACCCCTTCCGCTTCGCCTGTACCTAAAGGCCAGGCCAAGATGCTCCGCATCCTGGTGGACGCTGAGGACGAAGCCAAGGTGCGGGTGAACGTGCCGGCTCAGCTCGCCAAGTTCGCCTTGAACTTCATTCCCAAGGAGCAGCGGGAGCAGATGGAGGCCCAAGGCATCCACCTCGACGAGCTGCTGGACCTCTTGAAGGGCGAGCTGCCCGAGGGCCGCCTCGTGGACATCGAGGCCAACGACGAAGGCCAGCCGGTGCGGGTGGTTGTCGAGGTCGTGTGA
- the ccsA gene encoding cytochrome c biogenesis protein CcsA — protein MILGLVAVSVLALLADLLRGWGLAVWAAAGLVLAAGLYAWVHGTLLGNPFQAGLVMSAGVIFAARFYAWRPRLRPFVRYAYALALFLTLASLHYADRVGTPLPVLLVVVHAGSFLVAYVALTIAFVAGLLGVLQDRTLRVAPWRARFIPPLVTLRRLELPYLRVGYVAYTAGAFTGMAWAWGWWGSALSWDPKEVATLATWSLLTLYLLARGGLRWSGRLGAWLLVYGMLLFTFLGAPLLGGRHPS, from the coding sequence ATGATCCTGGGGCTGGTGGCGGTCTCGGTCCTGGCCCTGCTCGCGGATTTGTTGCGGGGGTGGGGGCTAGCCGTGTGGGCTGCGGCGGGGCTGGTGCTCGCAGCGGGCTTGTACGCGTGGGTGCACGGTACGCTGCTCGGGAACCCGTTTCAGGCAGGGCTGGTGATGAGTGCGGGCGTGATCTTCGCCGCGCGTTTTTACGCGTGGCGGCCCCGGCTTCGTCCGTTCGTGCGGTACGCGTACGCCCTCGCCCTCTTCTTGACGCTGGCGAGCCTGCACTACGCGGATCGTGTTGGGACCCCGCTGCCCGTTCTGCTCGTGGTGGTGCACGCGGGTAGTTTTTTGGTGGCGTATGTGGCCTTAACGATCGCGTTCGTGGCGGGGCTGCTCGGGGTGTTGCAGGACCGGACCTTGAGGGTGGCGCCTTGGCGGGCGCGGTTCATCCCGCCTTTGGTGACGCTCCGCCGCCTCGAGCTGCCCTACCTGCGCGTGGGGTATGTGGCGTACACGGCGGGGGCCTTCACCGGGATGGCCTGGGCGTGGGGGTGGTGGGGGAGTGCGTTGAGTTGGGACCCGAAGGAGGTCGCGACGCTGGCGACCTGGAGTTTGTTGACGCTTTACCTGCTCGCGCGTGGGGGGCTAAGGTGGTCGGGGCGGCTGGGGGCGTGGTTGTTGGTGTACGGCATGCTCTTGTTTACCTTTTTAGGGGCGCCTTTGTTGGGGGGGCGGCACCCTTCGTAG
- the hemA gene encoding glutamyl-tRNA reductase, protein MRELDVWVVGLSHKTAPVGVRECVAVSGERLAVLLERLKPMAAEVVVLSTCNRTELYVASSRVAPLQLFREHLGDFPDRLYAYRGVAALRYLFRVSTGLESLVVGEAQILGQVKEALEAARAARTTGPLLEQAFQAAIAVGKRARSETRIGAGAVSVAYAAVDLARSVFGDLAGRRVLVVGAGEMAELVLEHLAARGVREIDVLNRTRARAEQLAARFGGRAHGMEDLETALERADIVITSAAAPHYVVQARRVRAVVSRRDAPLFLIDIGMPRNVEPEVGRVEGAYLYNLDDLQAVVKRTLEARREELPRVEALIEEEIADYLEWYAGHRSRERIRAVRQGLEALAADELASLLRGKLKDLTPEEVAAVRRLVHRVVRKATHPLIQLAKDPEVGLRLEQALPQR, encoded by the coding sequence ATGCGAGAGCTCGACGTGTGGGTTGTGGGACTAAGCCATAAGACCGCGCCGGTTGGGGTGCGCGAGTGTGTGGCGGTTAGCGGCGAACGCCTCGCCGTTTTGCTGGAGCGCCTGAAGCCCATGGCCGCGGAGGTGGTGGTCCTCTCCACCTGCAACCGAACTGAGCTCTACGTGGCCTCGTCCCGGGTCGCGCCGCTGCAGTTGTTTCGTGAGCACCTGGGGGATTTCCCGGACCGGTTGTACGCGTACCGAGGGGTGGCGGCCCTCCGCTACCTCTTTAGGGTCAGCACGGGCCTGGAGAGCCTGGTGGTGGGGGAGGCGCAGATCCTCGGGCAGGTCAAGGAGGCCCTCGAGGCTGCCCGCGCTGCCCGCACGACCGGGCCGCTTTTGGAGCAGGCCTTCCAAGCCGCGATCGCGGTGGGGAAGCGCGCCCGCAGCGAGACCCGCATCGGTGCGGGGGCGGTCTCGGTGGCGTACGCGGCGGTGGACCTCGCGCGGAGCGTGTTCGGCGATCTTGCGGGTCGGCGCGTGCTGGTGGTCGGCGCGGGAGAGATGGCGGAACTCGTACTCGAGCACCTGGCCGCGCGGGGGGTGCGGGAAATCGACGTGCTGAACCGCACGCGAGCGCGGGCGGAGCAGCTAGCGGCACGGTTCGGGGGTCGGGCGCACGGCATGGAGGACCTCGAGACTGCCCTCGAGCGGGCGGATATCGTGATCACTTCGGCGGCCGCGCCGCACTACGTGGTGCAGGCGCGTCGGGTGCGGGCGGTGGTGAGCCGCCGGGATGCCCCTCTGTTCCTGATCGATATCGGCATGCCGCGCAACGTGGAACCGGAGGTGGGCCGGGTCGAGGGGGCGTACCTATACAACCTGGACGACCTCCAGGCGGTGGTGAAGCGGACGCTGGAGGCGCGGCGGGAGGAGCTCCCGCGGGTTGAGGCGCTCATCGAGGAGGAGATCGCGGACTACCTGGAGTGGTACGCGGGACACCGGTCGCGGGAGCGGATCCGGGCCGTGCGGCAGGGGTTGGAGGCGCTTGCGGCGGATGAGCTGGCGAGCTTGTTGCGCGGCAAGCTGAAGGATCTAACGCCGGAGGAGGTGGCGGCGGTGCGGCGGCTCGTGCACCGGGTGGTGCGCAAGGCGACGCACCCCCTGATCCAGTTGGCGAAGGATCCTGAGGTGGGGTTGCGGCTCGAGCAAGCGTTGCCGCAGCGATGA
- a CDS encoding uroporphyrinogen-III synthase: MPTVVLTRERGKNAALRARLEALGIAAFELPLLAHAPGPDQDRLEAALGEAWDWVVVTSPEGARVLLEAWVAAGRPELRVAAVGTGTARVLEDAGLRPGFVPSRAKGAALAQELPGAGRVLYPASALADATLEAGLGARGFRVVRLNVYTTLPVEVPPEAARRARQADAVAFASPSAVRAWVRAVGGDLPAACIGETTARAARDAGFSRVFYPERPGLEGWVRSVLQAVGHMT, from the coding sequence ATGCCGACCGTCGTCCTGACCCGGGAACGCGGGAAGAACGCGGCCCTTCGAGCTCGGCTCGAGGCCTTGGGAATCGCGGCCTTCGAGCTGCCTTTGCTGGCGCACGCGCCGGGGCCGGACCAGGACCGGCTCGAGGCCGCGCTCGGCGAGGCGTGGGACTGGGTGGTGGTCACCTCCCCGGAGGGGGCGCGGGTCCTTTTGGAGGCGTGGGTGGCCGCAGGGCGACCGGAGTTGCGGGTTGCTGCGGTAGGGACGGGCACGGCGCGGGTTTTGGAGGATGCGGGGCTTCGGCCGGGGTTCGTGCCTTCCCGGGCGAAGGGAGCGGCGTTGGCTCAGGAGCTGCCGGGTGCGGGGCGGGTGCTCTACCCGGCCTCGGCGCTGGCGGACGCAACGCTCGAGGCGGGCCTGGGCGCGCGCGGGTTTAGGGTGGTGCGGTTGAACGTGTACACTACGCTGCCGGTGGAGGTGCCGCCTGAGGCCGCTCGGCGGGCCCGGCAGGCGGACGCGGTGGCCTTCGCCTCGCCCTCTGCGGTGCGGGCTTGGGTGCGCGCGGTCGGGGGGGATCTGCCCGCGGCGTGCATTGGGGAGACGACCGCGCGCGCGGCGCGGGATGCGGGGTTCTCGCGGGTGTTTTACCCGGAACGCCCGGGGCTGGAGGGATGGGTGCGCAGCGTACTGCAGGCCGTGGGACATATGACCTAA
- the speB gene encoding agmatinase: MAAFGEVQTPLEQARVVVLPVPYDLSLSFLPGARKGPKAILDASVELELFHAELGIDPSEVGIHAAEEVPWVAGDAAASHALIRDAARRYLELGRFVVALGGDHSITHPLVQAHREAVGAFTVLHIDAHTDLYPEWQGSIYSHASPIYRLVQEGIPVVQVGLRAISRESLALIRAHRIPYFPAHRLHTQGWPLQEILDALGERVYITFDFDALDPSVMPAVGTPLPDGLTYREAANLLTAVFQHKEVVGMDFVELSPNGTFHAEMTAAQLVYHAIGCKALQAGWLQPEHE, encoded by the coding sequence ATGGCGGCCTTCGGTGAGGTCCAGACCCCCCTCGAACAGGCCCGGGTCGTGGTGCTCCCGGTGCCCTACGACCTCTCGCTCTCCTTCTTGCCCGGGGCGCGCAAGGGCCCCAAGGCGATCCTGGACGCCTCGGTCGAGCTCGAGCTCTTCCACGCCGAGCTGGGGATCGACCCGTCCGAGGTGGGGATTCACGCGGCGGAGGAAGTGCCTTGGGTGGCGGGGGACGCGGCGGCCTCCCACGCCCTCATCCGGGACGCGGCCCGGCGTTACCTGGAGCTCGGCCGGTTCGTGGTCGCCCTGGGGGGGGACCACTCGATCACCCACCCTCTCGTCCAGGCCCACCGCGAAGCGGTGGGGGCGTTCACCGTGCTGCACATCGACGCGCACACCGATCTCTATCCCGAGTGGCAGGGCTCGATCTACTCCCACGCCTCCCCCATCTACCGCCTGGTCCAGGAGGGGATACCGGTCGTCCAGGTCGGTCTCCGCGCGATCAGCCGTGAGTCCCTCGCCCTCATCCGCGCGCACCGCATCCCCTACTTCCCCGCGCACCGCCTGCACACCCAGGGCTGGCCCCTGCAGGAGATCCTCGACGCGCTGGGGGAGCGCGTGTACATCACCTTTGATTTCGACGCCCTCGACCCCTCGGTCATGCCCGCGGTCGGCACCCCCCTTCCGGACGGGCTCACCTACCGCGAGGCCGCGAACCTCCTCACCGCGGTCTTCCAGCACAAGGAGGTCGTGGGCATGGACTTCGTCGAGCTCAGCCCCAACGGAACCTTCCACGCGGAGATGACCGCGGCGCAGCTCGTCTACCACGCGATCGGGTGCAAGGCCCTTCAGGCCGGGTGGCTCCAACCGGAACACGAATGA